The genome window GGAAAAGCGCCGCATCGAAGCGGAGGTAAACGGCAAGGAACAGCGTGATAAGCCCGCCAATGATCATCAGTGGCCAGAGCCAACTGAACAGTGGTCCGCCGGCATCGCCGACAATCGAAGAGGCGACCAGCAGAAGGCAAGTCAGGAAACCATAGGTATGGGCCCTGTGTTTCAGCCTGGCGGCAAAAGTGGCCGCATCTTCATCCATTGCGCACTCGTTCCTCCCCCACGGCAATCATCGCTTCTGTCAGATGGATACGCCTGCCTTTTGCTTCAATCAGGCGGATTGCATCGGCGGCACTTTTCGCGTGACCATAGCGCAAAAGCCAAAAGGCAACAGCCGCAGCGCTGCGCTGGAAGCCAAGTGCACAACAGACAAGTATCGGGCCGCTGCTACGGGCATTTTCGATTGCTTCCGATGCCTTTTCAAGATCGGTGCCGGTAACTGGAAGAAGATCGAGCGTCGGAAAGGATCGCCAGTCGAGCTCGACGTCGGATGGCTTTTTCAGTTCGCTGGTGAGATCAACCACCGTGACAAAGGACGATTGCTCGGACCGCCTCGGCAGGCGGCCAAGATGCACGCCGCGGCACACGAGGACCGAGGGAACGAGCTTTCGTGTCCAGGCATAGGCGTTGATCATTGCGCACAGCCGGTAGGGAGCTAGCAGCCACAGGCTGGCAAAAGAGATCGTCCCGTCCGCAGCTTTCTGAAAGACATTGGCGCCGGCACCCAAATAACCCGCGGCAACAAGCGCAAGCGCCAGCGATGGCCAGAGGAAAATCAGGTAGACCGCCGACATGCAGGTTTCCAACACCGTCAGCAGAAGAAAGACCAGACTGCCCGTCGCGTAGTATGAGCCGATCCTTCGGGCTTTGGCGTCACTTGTCAGGCGAAACGCCGACAAGGGTGATGGCGCACCGGAGGGAAAAAGCCACAATGCAAAAATGCCCAGCAGCACACCTGTCGGGATGTCGATGAAATGATGCTGATAGGTGGTGAGAACCGAAAGGCCGATCAGGGTGCACCATGCATGCCAGACCCACAGCGTCGCTCCGGAGAGACGCAGCCGCCACTGCGTCCAGATGATGACCAGAAGGGCGATGTGCAGCGATGGCGCCTGGTTGAAGGGTTTATCGAAACCACCGAGCAGGTCGAACAGAAAACCGGATGCTCCGCTTGTCGGCGGCTTCTGGAAAATGGCTGTCAGGGGGAATGCGATGAAACAGGTAACGGCGATGACCTGTGCCATCAGGTAGCGCTTCGCCAGCCGGTCGACTTCGACAGGCGTATCGTTGAGGAACAGCGACAGGCCGTAGAACAGGTTGATCGACCAATAGGGAAAGATTGTCCACGCCATGAAGGGAATCGCATGTTCCCAGGAGAAGGTTACGTTGGGGACATTTGCTCGCTGTGACGCAAGCCAGTTGGCTGTACCATAGGAGATGTAGAACAGCGGTGCGAGGAAGAGCAGCCAAAGAATGGCGCGCTTGGCTACGGCTCTGTCGAAGCGCCAGTCTCCGATCGATGCTACGTTTCCTGCTGTCATAGGCGTTCTGCGATGGAGACAGTAAAGATGCCCCATTGATCGATACGCTGATCGATCTTTCTGAAGCCCGCTGCTGCGACCAGCTGATCCATCTCCGCTTGCGTCCGGCGTCGCATCACCCAGGCCTCGCCACCGCGATGGGAGGTCAGGGCTCGGGCGATCATTTCGAGCTGCGGGTGCCAAGGCTGGTTGGTGTAGAGAAGGAGGCTGCCCGGTTTCATCGCCCTGGCGAGGCCGCCAAGCGAGCGCTCGATCAGGCTGTTGTCCGGGAAAAGCTCATAGAGGCCGGAGACGATGGCAAGATCGGGTGAAGGCATGGTTTCGGCCAGCCTGTCGCCATCGAATGCATCGGCCTGATGGAAGCTCGCTGTTGCTGCAAGACCCCGGTCTGCAATAAGTGTGCGCCCTGCTTCGACATTGATCGGCGAATAATCCTGCAGGCGGACGCTCGCAGGCTTGGCTTCGGATTGGGCGATGGCGTCGAGCACGTAGCGGCCATGACCGGCAGCGATATCGAGCATATGCGTTGACCGGCCAGCTCCCTGCAAACGAGTCAGCGCGGCG of Phyllobacterium zundukense contains these proteins:
- a CDS encoding phosphatase PAP2/dual specificity phosphatase family protein, translated to MTAGNVASIGDWRFDRAVAKRAILWLLFLAPLFYISYGTANWLASQRANVPNVTFSWEHAIPFMAWTIFPYWSINLFYGLSLFLNDTPVEVDRLAKRYLMAQVIAVTCFIAFPLTAIFQKPPTSGASGFLFDLLGGFDKPFNQAPSLHIALLVIIWTQWRLRLSGATLWVWHAWCTLIGLSVLTTYQHHFIDIPTGVLLGIFALWLFPSGAPSPLSAFRLTSDAKARRIGSYYATGSLVFLLLTVLETCMSAVYLIFLWPSLALALVAAGYLGAGANVFQKAADGTISFASLWLLAPYRLCAMINAYAWTRKLVPSVLVCRGVHLGRLPRRSEQSSFVTVVDLTSELKKPSDVELDWRSFPTLDLLPVTGTDLEKASEAIENARSSGPILVCCALGFQRSAAAVAFWLLRYGHAKSAADAIRLIEAKGRRIHLTEAMIAVGEERVRNG